One part of the Rutidosis leptorrhynchoides isolate AG116_Rl617_1_P2 chromosome 1, CSIRO_AGI_Rlap_v1, whole genome shotgun sequence genome encodes these proteins:
- the LOC139886455 gene encoding vacuolar iron transporter homolog 2-like, with the protein MASIITMNHENQQATTIPIQFDIESNQIQEANENIIFDYAKRAQWLRAAVLGANDGLLSTASLMMGVSAVRHDVKSMILSGIVGLVAGACSMAIGEFVSVYSQYDIEMSQIKREIMKNGNIEELERKKRNLPSPAKAAAASASAFAVGAVVPLLAAAFIKNYLVRLIVVVVAVSLALIGFGGLSAIMGRAPMVKSTVRVLVGGWLAMVVTFGLTKAVGSTGLN; encoded by the coding sequence ATGGCATCCATCATCACTATGAATCATGAGAATCAACAAGCAACCACTATTCCAATACAATTTGATATTGAAAGCAACCAAATCCAAGAAGCCAATGAAAACATCATTTTCGACTACGCCAAAAGAGCCCAATGGCTTAGAGCCGCTGTGTTAGGCGCCAACGACGGTCTCCTATCCACCGCTTCATTAATGATGGGCGTTAGTGCTGTTCGCCATGATGTCAAGAGCATGATTTTATCGGGAATTGTTGGTCTTGTTGCTGGAGCTTGTAGTATGGCGATTGGGGAATTTGTATCGGTTTACTCCCAATATGACATTGAGATGTCACAAATAAAAAGAGaaattatgaaaaatggaaatattgaGGAACTTGAACGAAAGAAAAGAAATTTGCCGAGCCCGGCAAAGGCTGCAGCAGCATCTGCCTCAGCCTTTGCAGTGGGGGCAGTTGTGCCGCTGCTAGCAGCGGCCTTTATAAAGAATTATTTAGTGAGGTTGATTGTGGTGGTGGTGGCAGTAAGCTTGGCCCTCATAGGGTTTGGAGGGTTGAGTGCTATAATGGGTAGGGCTCCAATGGTTAAGTCAACTGTTAGGGTTTTGGTTGGAGGATGGTTAGCTATGGTTGTTACTTTTGGGTTAACCAAGGCAGTTGGTTCTACTGGTCTTAATTAG